One Synergistaceae bacterium DZ-S4 genomic region harbors:
- a CDS encoding MFS transporter has protein sequence MKISKQVLLVFLAYYGINCLSNVYFVFGPFYGASGASPRAVGLFLSIFYMAMIICRPLGSWTMERLGIRRALMWSSLLSAVTAAGISLSLSQPTLLLFFRAISGISASIFIVATVAYQSMIMDAKSRGIGFALFTTGSMLPMATVVPLSEFLLKRSHTDLYLWLPVAVALICLAISVRIRDISGETDEKPVWGTYWNMLCRPGVKPLYLTAFLMSLADGATLCAAALAEDRGVPVSWFMISVAVAAVIIRTVGFRTMDTIPRILLAAPAAGLMGLSMLGLSFSSSWVSFVLFGLLFGLGIGAGFPTDLSIIGDLLSIEYHPKATGSLLLAIDLGWVITPLIFGFISPLFGAAGAFRLIGMFVLVTSSAVQFLCWMPLWKCPKQQI, from the coding sequence ATGAAAATATCAAAGCAGGTACTGCTGGTATTTCTGGCATATTATGGGATAAACTGCCTCTCAAACGTATATTTTGTATTCGGCCCCTTCTACGGTGCTTCAGGAGCGTCGCCCAGGGCGGTCGGGCTCTTCCTCAGCATATTTTACATGGCTATGATAATATGCAGGCCGCTTGGAAGCTGGACGATGGAGAGGCTTGGGATTCGTAGGGCCCTTATGTGGAGTTCGCTTCTTTCTGCGGTGACAGCCGCCGGCATATCGCTTTCACTTTCACAGCCCACCCTGCTCCTATTCTTCAGGGCGATATCCGGTATAAGCGCAAGCATCTTCATCGTAGCTACGGTAGCCTACCAGTCTATGATAATGGACGCGAAATCCAGGGGGATCGGCTTTGCTCTATTCACGACCGGTTCTATGCTGCCGATGGCTACAGTAGTCCCTCTTTCGGAATTTTTGCTGAAAAGGAGCCATACAGATCTTTATCTATGGCTGCCTGTCGCAGTGGCGCTGATCTGTCTTGCGATAAGCGTCAGAATAAGGGATATTTCAGGAGAGACAGACGAAAAACCGGTATGGGGCACCTACTGGAACATGCTCTGCCGCCCCGGGGTGAAGCCGCTTTACCTGACGGCATTTCTTATGTCCCTTGCGGACGGGGCGACTCTCTGTGCCGCGGCGCTGGCAGAAGACAGGGGAGTCCCGGTCTCGTGGTTCATGATCTCAGTCGCAGTAGCTGCTGTGATAATAAGGACGGTCGGGTTCAGGACTATGGATACGATCCCCAGGATCCTTCTTGCCGCTCCCGCCGCAGGGCTGATGGGCCTCTCAATGTTGGGGCTTTCCTTCAGTTCCAGCTGGGTATCATTCGTTCTATTCGGTCTTCTCTTCGGCCTTGGCATAGGAGCGGGCTTTCCCACCGACCTCTCGATCATAGGCGACCTGCTCTCAATAGAGTATCACCCGAAGGCTACCGGTTCTCTTCTTCTTGCGATAGATCTGGGCTGGGTCATCACACCGCTGATCTTCGGTTTTATCTCTCCCCTTTTTGGAGCTGCAGGAGCCTTCAGGCTGATAGGCATGTTCGTGCTTGTCACATCTTCCGCCGTACAGTTTTTATGCTGGATGCCGCTCTGGAAGTGCCCA